A portion of the Streptomyces platensis genome contains these proteins:
- a CDS encoding cation:dicarboxylate symporter family transporter: MAAQTPPRGGTTEETAPVKRDRTHFLYIAVIGAVLLGIVVGFAAPGVAVQLKPLGTGFVNLIKMMISPVIFCTIVLGVGSVRKAAKVGAVGGLALGYFMVMSTVALAIGLVVGNLLDPGSGLHLTETVKHAGHAQTEGGGESLPDFLLGMIPKTLVSAFTQGEVLQTLLVALLVGFGLQALGSAGEPVLRGVGHLQKLVFRVLAMIMWAAPVGAFGAIAAVVGETGLDALKSLAVIMVGFYVTCLLFVIVVLGALLRLVAGVNIFLLLKYLGREFLLILSTSSSESALPRLIAKMEHLGVSKPVVGITVPTGYSFNLDGTAIYLTMSSLFVAEAMGKPLPLGQQISLLVFMVIASKGAAGVTGAGLATLAGGLQSHRPELVDGVGLIVGIDRFMSEARALTNFAGNAVATVLIGTWTKEIDKSRVAEVLAGQVPFDEKTPAVDAHPQPAAAPVVTPRDGGAEKESAKV, encoded by the coding sequence GTGGCTGCACAGACCCCGCCGCGTGGGGGCACCACCGAGGAGACCGCGCCCGTGAAGCGGGACCGGACCCATTTCCTCTACATCGCCGTGATCGGGGCGGTGCTGCTCGGCATCGTCGTGGGCTTCGCCGCGCCCGGTGTCGCCGTCCAGCTCAAGCCGCTCGGCACCGGGTTCGTGAACCTGATCAAGATGATGATCTCGCCGGTCATCTTCTGCACCATCGTGCTGGGGGTCGGCTCGGTGCGGAAGGCCGCCAAGGTCGGTGCGGTCGGCGGACTGGCCCTCGGCTACTTCATGGTGATGTCCACCGTCGCGCTCGCCATCGGCCTGGTCGTCGGCAACCTGCTGGACCCCGGCTCCGGCCTCCACCTGACCGAGACCGTCAAGCACGCCGGACACGCCCAGACCGAGGGCGGCGGCGAGTCGCTGCCCGATTTCCTGCTCGGCATGATCCCCAAGACGCTGGTCTCCGCCTTCACCCAGGGCGAGGTGCTCCAGACGCTGCTGGTGGCGCTGCTCGTCGGCTTCGGTCTCCAGGCGCTGGGCTCGGCGGGCGAGCCGGTGCTGCGCGGTGTCGGGCACCTCCAGAAGCTGGTCTTCCGGGTCCTGGCCATGATCATGTGGGCGGCGCCGGTGGGTGCCTTCGGCGCCATCGCGGCGGTGGTCGGCGAGACCGGCCTGGACGCGCTGAAGTCCCTCGCCGTCATCATGGTCGGCTTCTACGTCACCTGTCTGCTGTTCGTGATCGTGGTGCTCGGCGCGCTGCTCCGGCTGGTCGCGGGCGTCAACATCTTCCTGCTGCTGAAGTACCTCGGCCGGGAATTCCTGCTGATCCTGTCCACCTCCTCCTCGGAGTCGGCGCTGCCCCGGCTGATCGCGAAGATGGAGCACCTGGGCGTCAGCAAGCCGGTGGTCGGCATCACCGTCCCCACCGGCTACAGCTTCAACCTCGACGGCACCGCCATCTACCTGACGATGTCCTCGCTGTTCGTGGCCGAGGCGATGGGCAAGCCACTCCCGCTCGGGCAGCAGATCTCGCTGCTGGTGTTCATGGTCATCGCGTCGAAGGGGGCGGCCGGCGTCACCGGCGCGGGCCTGGCGACGCTGGCCGGCGGTCTCCAGTCGCACCGCCCCGAACTGGTCGACGGTGTCGGCCTGATCGTCGGTATCGACCGCTTCATGAGCGAGGCGCGCGCCCTGACCAACTTCGCCGGCAACGCGGTGGCCACCGTGCTCATCGGTACCTGGACCAAGGAGATCGACAAGAGCCGGGTGGCCGAAGTGCTCGCCGGACAGGTGCCGTTCGACGAGAAGACGCCGGCCGTCGACGCGCACCCGCAGCCGGCCGCCGCGCCGGTCGTCACGCCGCGGGACGGCGGCGCGGAGAAGGAGTCCGCCAAGGTCTGA
- the glgB gene encoding 1,4-alpha-glucan branching enzyme, whose amino-acid sequence MAASPTSGSPASRPTPPGTPPGTAPAPGTAYGSAAGRPGHTAAPRTAAGGAATSGGNTAGPTFAARPAGLRDPAAAPGRTGGPAGPPRTEQPKGSHGVRAAAPLSDEDRGRLLGGAHHDPHGLLGAHPVRGGLLLRVLRPYAKGVTVLAKGLRADLPAEGDGLFAGVLPLRTVPDYELLVDYGDHTVTVQDPYRFLPALGELDLHLFGEGRHEQLWQALGARIMEHQGVTGTRFTVWAPNAQGVRVVGDFNYWDGTGFPMRSLGSSGVWELFLPGLGEGELYKFEITRPDGSRTVRADPMARRTECPPATASIVEASHYHWNDADWMARRGARPVHEAPFSVYEVHLPSWRPGLTYRRLAAQLPGYVKDLGFTHVEFMPVSEHPFGGSWGYQVTGFYAPTARMGTPDDFRFLIDALHRAGIGVLMDWVPAHFPRDDWALAEFDGRPLYEPQDPARAAHPDWGTLEFDYGRTEVRNFLVANAVYWCEEFHIDGLRVDAVASMLYLDYSREDGGWTPNEHGGRENLDAVAFLQEMNATVYRRCPGVVTIAEESTAWDGVTRATHHAGPGGFGGLGFGLKWNMGWMHDSLGYVSKDPVHRKYHHGEMTFSMIYAYSENYVLPISHDEVVHGKRALVSKMPGDWWQQRAGHRAYLGFMWAHPGKQLLFMGQEFAQGAEWAESHGPDWWLLDSSYEAEPDHRGVRDLVRELNRHYAATPALWERDTDPAGFSWIDGEASEDNVFPFLRFAADDSPLISVTNFSPVVRRAYRLGVPDRLPAWREVLNTDDPRYGGSGVGNPGILKAEPTPWNGRSASLALVLPPLATLWLRPS is encoded by the coding sequence ATGGCTGCCTCACCCACCTCGGGATCTCCGGCGTCCCGCCCCACCCCTCCCGGCACTCCTCCCGGCACCGCGCCCGCCCCGGGTACGGCCTACGGCAGCGCGGCGGGACGGCCCGGCCACACGGCCGCGCCCCGGACGGCGGCCGGCGGCGCCGCGACGAGCGGTGGGAACACCGCCGGTCCCACCTTCGCCGCCCGGCCGGCCGGCCTCCGGGACCCGGCCGCGGCGCCCGGCCGGACCGGCGGGCCCGCGGGCCCGCCCAGGACGGAGCAGCCGAAGGGCAGCCACGGGGTGCGGGCCGCCGCACCGCTGTCCGACGAGGACCGCGGCCGGCTGCTGGGCGGTGCCCATCACGATCCGCACGGGCTGCTCGGCGCCCATCCCGTACGCGGCGGGCTGCTCCTGCGGGTCCTGCGGCCGTATGCGAAGGGCGTCACCGTCCTGGCGAAGGGGCTGCGGGCCGATCTGCCGGCCGAGGGGGACGGGCTGTTCGCCGGGGTACTGCCGCTGCGCACCGTCCCGGACTACGAGCTGCTGGTCGACTACGGCGACCACACCGTGACCGTGCAGGACCCGTATCGCTTTCTGCCCGCCCTCGGCGAGCTGGATCTGCATCTGTTCGGTGAGGGCCGGCACGAGCAGCTGTGGCAGGCGCTCGGCGCGCGGATCATGGAGCACCAGGGCGTGACCGGCACCCGATTCACGGTCTGGGCCCCGAACGCCCAGGGCGTCCGGGTCGTCGGCGACTTCAACTACTGGGACGGCACCGGCTTCCCGATGCGCTCGCTCGGCTCGTCCGGGGTCTGGGAGCTCTTCCTCCCGGGCCTCGGCGAGGGCGAGCTGTACAAGTTCGAGATCACCCGGCCGGACGGCTCCCGGACGGTGCGTGCCGACCCGATGGCCCGGCGGACCGAGTGTCCGCCGGCCACCGCCTCGATCGTGGAGGCGTCGCACTACCACTGGAACGACGCCGACTGGATGGCCCGGCGCGGCGCGCGGCCCGTGCACGAGGCCCCGTTCTCCGTCTACGAGGTGCATCTCCCCTCCTGGCGCCCCGGCCTGACCTACCGCCGGCTGGCCGCGCAGCTCCCCGGTTACGTCAAGGACCTGGGCTTCACCCACGTCGAGTTCATGCCGGTCTCCGAGCATCCCTTCGGTGGCTCCTGGGGCTATCAGGTGACCGGGTTCTACGCGCCCACCGCGCGGATGGGCACCCCGGACGACTTCCGGTTCCTGATCGACGCGCTGCACCGGGCCGGCATCGGGGTGCTGATGGACTGGGTGCCGGCGCACTTCCCGCGCGATGACTGGGCGCTGGCGGAGTTCGACGGGCGCCCGCTCTACGAGCCGCAGGATCCGGCACGGGCCGCGCACCCGGACTGGGGGACCCTGGAGTTCGACTACGGCCGTACCGAGGTCCGTAACTTCCTGGTCGCCAACGCCGTCTACTGGTGCGAGGAGTTCCATATCGACGGTCTCCGGGTGGACGCCGTCGCCTCGATGCTCTATCTCGACTACTCCCGCGAGGACGGCGGCTGGACACCGAATGAGCACGGTGGCCGGGAGAACCTCGATGCGGTCGCCTTCCTCCAGGAGATGAACGCGACGGTCTACCGCCGCTGCCCCGGCGTCGTCACCATCGCCGAGGAGTCCACGGCCTGGGACGGCGTCACCCGCGCCACGCACCATGCCGGGCCCGGCGGCTTCGGCGGTCTGGGCTTCGGCCTGAAGTGGAACATGGGCTGGATGCACGACTCCCTCGGCTATGTCTCCAAGGATCCGGTGCACCGGAAGTACCACCACGGCGAGATGACCTTCTCCATGATCTACGCCTACTCCGAGAACTATGTGCTGCCGATCTCCCATGACGAGGTGGTGCACGGCAAGCGCGCCCTGGTGTCGAAGATGCCCGGTGACTGGTGGCAGCAGCGCGCCGGCCACCGGGCCTACCTCGGCTTCATGTGGGCCCACCCCGGTAAGCAACTCCTCTTCATGGGGCAGGAGTTCGCCCAGGGCGCGGAGTGGGCGGAGAGTCATGGACCGGACTGGTGGCTGCTCGACTCCTCGTACGAGGCGGAGCCGGACCACCGGGGCGTACGCGATCTCGTGCGCGAGCTGAACCGTCATTACGCCGCCACGCCCGCGCTGTGGGAGCGCGACACCGACCCGGCCGGTTTCTCCTGGATCGACGGCGAGGCGAGCGAGGACAATGTCTTCCCCTTCCTGCGCTTCGCCGCCGACGATTCCCCGCTGATCTCGGTCACCAACTTCTCCCCCGTCGTCCGCCGGGCCTACCGGCTCGGTGTCCCCGACCGTCTCCCCGCCTGGCGCGAGGTTCTCAACACCGATGACCCGCGCTACGGCGGCAGCGGCGTCGGCAACCCCGGCATCCTGAAGGCCGAACCCACTCCCTGGAACGGCCGCTCCGCCTCCCTCGCCCTGGTGCTTCCCCCCTTGGCCACCCTCTGGCTACGACCGTCCTGA
- a CDS encoding maltokinase N-terminal cap-like domain-containing protein → MSDTASTRATRNTPDRRPLVSAPDLLSSLVPLLADWVPRQRWFAGKGRLVTGFTLLSATELLPCTGDGTAPGLLQLLVRAQQSAPPSRTPAGGDRYQLLLGVHPAPPPQLAPAVIGRPGGGPLRGRTVYDALLDSRLCGLLLERLRVPGRLGALRFCREPDADIPTGLPGRPIAVEQSNSSIVYGDSFILKVFRRVEPGINPDLELPRALADAKCARVPAPAAWFESAAPDEGGEPTTLGVLQPFLPGSADGWQLALNALAVRADFTGSARALGHATAEVHTALAQTLPTTELRRPQLEVIAAQMTERLTATARAVPVLQPYRARLRTAFDALAAIGHDGRSWAAQRIHGDLHLGQALRSADEGRWSLIDFEGEPARPLAERRRPQPAVRDVAAMLRSFDYAARSGPAGGDPWSLEWARRTRDAYCLGYAEAGGLDPRSAPELMRAYETDKAVYEVLYEARHRPDWLAVPMAAIRRLAAGGERAAGMDGTGPSRAAGPDGRG, encoded by the coding sequence ATGTCGGACACCGCCTCGACCCGTGCCACCCGCAACACCCCTGATCGCCGCCCGCTCGTCTCCGCCCCCGATCTGCTGTCCTCGCTGGTCCCTCTGCTCGCCGACTGGGTGCCCCGCCAGCGCTGGTTCGCCGGCAAGGGGCGGCTGGTCACCGGCTTCACCCTGCTCTCGGCGACCGAGCTGCTGCCGTGCACCGGCGACGGCACCGCACCGGGCCTGCTGCAACTGCTCGTCCGCGCCCAGCAGAGCGCACCACCGAGCCGGACACCGGCCGGCGGCGACCGCTACCAGCTTCTGCTGGGGGTGCACCCGGCGCCGCCGCCCCAGCTGGCGCCCGCCGTGATCGGGCGCCCCGGCGGCGGACCACTGCGCGGCCGCACCGTCTATGACGCACTGCTCGACAGCCGGCTGTGCGGGCTGCTGCTGGAGCGGCTGCGGGTCCCGGGCCGGCTCGGCGCGCTGCGCTTCTGCCGGGAGCCCGATGCCGACATCCCCACCGGGCTGCCGGGCCGGCCGATCGCCGTCGAGCAGTCCAACTCCTCGATCGTCTACGGCGATTCGTTCATCCTGAAGGTCTTCCGGCGGGTCGAACCGGGCATCAACCCGGACCTGGAGCTGCCGCGCGCGCTCGCGGACGCCAAGTGCGCTCGGGTGCCCGCGCCCGCGGCTTGGTTCGAGTCGGCGGCCCCCGACGAGGGCGGCGAGCCGACCACGCTGGGTGTGCTCCAGCCCTTCCTGCCGGGTTCGGCGGACGGCTGGCAGCTGGCGCTGAACGCGCTGGCCGTACGCGCCGACTTCACCGGCTCGGCGCGGGCGCTCGGCCATGCCACCGCCGAGGTGCACACCGCGCTCGCCCAGACGCTGCCGACCACCGAGCTGCGCCGCCCGCAGCTGGAGGTGATCGCCGCCCAGATGACCGAGCGGCTGACGGCCACCGCCCGCGCCGTGCCCGTGCTCCAGCCCTACCGGGCCCGGCTGCGTACCGCCTTCGACGCGCTGGCCGCGATCGGCCACGACGGCCGCAGCTGGGCCGCCCAGCGCATCCACGGCGATCTGCACCTGGGCCAGGCGCTGCGCTCCGCCGACGAGGGCCGCTGGTCGCTGATCGACTTCGAGGGCGAACCGGCCCGCCCGCTCGCCGAGCGGCGCCGGCCGCAGCCCGCGGTGCGCGATGTCGCGGCGATGCTGCGCTCCTTCGACTACGCCGCGCGCAGCGGGCCGGCGGGCGGCGACCCCTGGTCGCTGGAGTGGGCGCGGCGCACCCGGGACGCCTACTGCCTCGGCTATGCGGAGGCCGGCGGGCTCGATCCGCGCTCCGCGCCCGAACTGATGCGCGCCTATGAGACCGACAAAGCCGTCTACGAAGTGCTCTACGAGGCCCGGCACCGGCCCGACTGGCTGGCCGTCCCGATGGCCGCCATCCGGCGCCTGGCGGCGGGCGGGGAGCGGGCCGCGGGCATGGACGGGACCGGCCCGTCCCGCGCCGCCGGACCCGACGGCCGGGGGTGA